From a single Stomoxys calcitrans chromosome 4, idStoCalc2.1, whole genome shotgun sequence genomic region:
- the LOC106086016 gene encoding uncharacterized protein LOC106086016 has product MKCIASVALILALAVSCQGYSFFIPAKIGMPGVCMYNGIMLKRGDNNVMNSCQNMRCNEDGSIVVQGCGHYDMRDCKVLDPMNLHKPYPDCCRMNFLCTMANGEVVNREIQPLETGIYA; this is encoded by the exons ATGAAGTGCATCGCATCTGTGGCATTAATCCTGGCTTTGGCTGTCTCATGTCAAGGATATAGCTTCTTTATACCAGCAA aaATTGGTATGCCCGGAGTATGCATGTACAATGGAATAATGCTAAAGCGTGGTGACAATAATGTGATGAATTCATGCCAAAACATGCGCTGCAATGAGGATGGATCCATTGTAGTACAAGG ATGCGGTCATTATGATATGCGCGATTGTAAGGTTCTGGACCCCATGAATTTACACAAACCTTATCCGGATTGTTGCCGCATGAATTTCCTGTGCACCATGGCCAATGGAGAAGTGGTAAATCGTGAAATTCAACCTTTGGAAACTGGTATATATGCTTAA
- the LOC106086031 gene encoding ficolin-2 isoform X2 yields MKTLYFCLYLGTIFSLGISANTTPSEYYDPNEDPHSLILWKNLFDKVNSLLENTDQLHSKFLDMSKRIDEISKRQEEQQIQLDQLMKFVQQNSKGLNATVENNSKVTLNEKPELSPQPKPTTEWTTILRRQDGSVDFYRNWTEYKNGFGNPPNGEFFIGLDRLHELTSQGPPQELTVVLRDWKNEERYANYSLFKIDNEAAKYKILALGNYDGNAGNAMAYHMGQAFSTFDQDNDGMNSANCAKRWHGAWWYNRCYNSNLCAIYRQEHDKFSKGINWMQWKGDNFSLKYAEMKIRPKQ; encoded by the exons ATGAAAACACTCTATTTTTGTCTATATTTGGGGACAATATTTTCTCTGGGAATTTCCGCAAATACAACACCCAGTGAATACTAT GATCCAAATGAAGATCCACACAGTTTGATACTATGGAAGAATCTATTTGACAAAGTGAATTCACTTCTGGAAAACACTGATCAGCTTCATAGCAAATTTTTGGATATGAGCAAAAG GATTGATGAAATCAGCAAAAG ACAAGAGGAGCAGCAAATCCAATTGGACCAATTAATGAAGTTTGTGCAACAGAATTCGAAAGGCTTGAACGCCACCGTTGAAAATAATTCTAAAGTGACATTAAACGAAAA GCCAGAACTTTCCCCACAACCTAAACCCACAACAGAGTGGACCACCATACTCAGACGTCAAGATGGTTCTGTAGATTTCTATCGCAATTGGACTGAATACAAAAATGGTTTTGGCAATCCACCAAATGGTGAATTTTTCATAGGCTTGGACAGATTGCATGAATTAACCAGTCAAGGTCCTCCTCAGGAGCTTACAGTCGTACTACGAGATTGGAAAAATGAGGAACGTTATGCCAATTACAGTCTATTCAAAATTGACAATGAGGCggcaaaatataaaattttggcattGGGTAATTATGATGGCAACGCTGGCAATGCAATGGCCTATCACATGGGCCAAGCATTCAGCACTTTCGATCAGGATAATGATGGTATGAATAGTGCAAACTGTGCAAAGAGATGGCATGGCGCTTGGTGGTATAATCGTTGTTATAACAG cAATTTATGCGCCATTTATCGCCAAGAACATGATAAATTTTCGAAAGGCATCAACTGGATGCAATGGAAAGGCGATAACTTTTCGCTTAAATATGCTGAAATGAAGATAAGACCTAAGCAATAG
- the LOC106086031 gene encoding ficolin-2 isoform X1: MKTLYFCLYLGTIFSLGISANTTPSEYYDPNEDPHSLILWKNLFDKVNSLLENTDQLHSKFLDMSKRIDEISKRQEEQQTQLNELMKTMQPNPNVLSPMSKINGEVAIEEKPKLSPQPKPATEWTTILRRQDGSVDFYRNWTEYKNGFGNPPNGEFFIGLDKLHELTNQDPPQVLTVILRDWRNEERYANYSFFKIDNEAEKYKIFALGNYEGNAGNAMAFHLGQAFSTYDQDNDGTNVQNCAERWHGAWWYDNCYHSNLCATYRQEHDKFSKGIAWMQWKGHDYSLKYAEMKIRPKK; encoded by the exons ATGAAAACACTCTATTTTTGTCTATATTTGGGGACAATATTTTCTCTGGGAATTTCCGCAAATACAACACCCAGTGAATACTAT GATCCAAATGAAGATCCACACAGTTTGATACTATGGAAGAATCTATTTGACAAAGTGAATTCACTTCTGGAAAACACTGATCAGCTTCATAGCAAATTTTTGGATATGAGCAAAAG GATTGATGAAATCAGCAAAAG ACAAGAGGAGCAGCAAACCCAGTTGAATGAATTAATGAAAACTATGCAGCCTAATCCGAATGTATTAAGTCCCATGAGTAAAATCAACGGTGAAGTGGCCATAGAAGAAAA GCCTAAACTTTCCCCACAACCGAAACCCGCAACAGAATGGACCACCATACTCAGACGTCAAGATGGTTCTGTAGATTTCTATCGCAATTGGACTGAATACAAAAATGGTTTCGGCAATCCGCCAAATGGTGAATTTTTCATAGGCTTGGATAAATTGCACGAATTAACCAATCAAGATCCACCGCAGGTGCTTACAGTCATACTACGGGATTGGAGAAATGAGGAACGTTATGCCAATTAtagttttttcaaaatcgataaTGAAGcggaaaaatacaaaatatttgccTTGGGCAATTATGAAGGCAATGCTGGCAATGCAATGGCCTTTCATTTGGGACAAGCGTTCAGTACATACGATCAGGATAATGATGGCACAAATGTTCAAAATTGTGCCGAGAGATGGCATGGGGCTTGGTGGTATGATAATTGTTATCACAG CAATTTATGTGCCACTTATCGCCAAGAGCATGATAAATTTTCGAAGGGCATCGCCTGGATGCAATGGAAAGGTCATGACTATTCGCTTAAATATGCTGAAATGAAGATAAGACCTAAGAAATAG
- the LOC106086031 gene encoding ficolin-2 isoform X3: protein MSKRIDEISKRQEEQQTQLNELMKTMQPNPNVLSPMSKINGEVAIEEKPKLSPQPKPATEWTTILRRQDGSVDFYRNWTEYKNGFGNPPNGEFFIGLDKLHELTNQDPPQVLTVILRDWRNEERYANYSFFKIDNEAEKYKIFALGNYEGNAGNAMAFHLGQAFSTYDQDNDGTNVQNCAERWHGAWWYDNCYHSNLCATYRQEHDKFSKGIAWMQWKGHDYSLKYAEMKIRPKK, encoded by the exons ATGAGCAAAAG GATTGATGAAATCAGCAAAAG ACAAGAGGAGCAGCAAACCCAGTTGAATGAATTAATGAAAACTATGCAGCCTAATCCGAATGTATTAAGTCCCATGAGTAAAATCAACGGTGAAGTGGCCATAGAAGAAAA GCCTAAACTTTCCCCACAACCGAAACCCGCAACAGAATGGACCACCATACTCAGACGTCAAGATGGTTCTGTAGATTTCTATCGCAATTGGACTGAATACAAAAATGGTTTCGGCAATCCGCCAAATGGTGAATTTTTCATAGGCTTGGATAAATTGCACGAATTAACCAATCAAGATCCACCGCAGGTGCTTACAGTCATACTACGGGATTGGAGAAATGAGGAACGTTATGCCAATTAtagttttttcaaaatcgataaTGAAGcggaaaaatacaaaatatttgccTTGGGCAATTATGAAGGCAATGCTGGCAATGCAATGGCCTTTCATTTGGGACAAGCGTTCAGTACATACGATCAGGATAATGATGGCACAAATGTTCAAAATTGTGCCGAGAGATGGCATGGGGCTTGGTGGTATGATAATTGTTATCACAG CAATTTATGTGCCACTTATCGCCAAGAGCATGATAAATTTTCGAAGGGCATCGCCTGGATGCAATGGAAAGGTCATGACTATTCGCTTAAATATGCTGAAATGAAGATAAGACCTAAGAAATAG